A region of Flocculibacter collagenilyticus DNA encodes the following proteins:
- the aroB gene encoding 3-dehydroquinate synthase produces MDVLQLDLAERSYPIMVGQDLLAQTSHLLDQFSSRPFVIISNETVAPLYANLLSDQLANSELYFYHIPDGEQYKTLNTYQDIITFLLENNIARDAVLLALGGGVVGDIVGFVAATYQRGIDFIQVPTTLLSQVDSSVGGKTAVNHPLGKNMIGAFYQPKAVIIDTNTLDTLPRHQYAAGLAEVVKYGLIYDVEFFRFLESNRQAILNRDKQVLSTVIHRCCSIKASIVAEDEKESGLRAILNLGHTFGHAIEAEMGYGNWLHGEAVAVGIVQACHIALLKGRITQSELNRVVELLAFFNLPTKGPQEMNFVTYMKHMAKDKKVMAKQIRFIIPSTFGSVEITTDVTEDELQTVLG; encoded by the coding sequence ATGGACGTATTGCAACTTGATTTAGCAGAGCGTAGCTATCCAATCATGGTTGGGCAAGATCTTCTTGCTCAAACATCTCACTTACTTGATCAGTTTTCATCTAGGCCGTTTGTTATTATTTCAAACGAGACTGTTGCACCTCTCTATGCAAATTTGCTATCCGATCAGTTAGCTAATAGCGAGCTTTATTTTTACCACATTCCTGATGGCGAACAATACAAAACCCTTAATACTTATCAAGATATTATTACTTTTCTTTTAGAAAATAATATAGCGCGTGATGCTGTTTTGCTTGCGCTAGGTGGTGGTGTAGTCGGAGATATTGTGGGCTTTGTTGCCGCGACTTATCAGCGTGGTATAGACTTTATCCAAGTGCCAACTACCTTGTTATCTCAAGTTGATTCTTCAGTGGGGGGCAAAACGGCAGTGAACCACCCTCTCGGTAAGAATATGATTGGGGCATTTTACCAACCTAAAGCTGTGATTATTGATACTAATACGCTAGATACCCTTCCTCGCCATCAGTATGCTGCGGGTTTAGCCGAAGTTGTGAAATATGGTTTAATTTATGATGTCGAGTTTTTTCGTTTCTTAGAATCTAACCGACAAGCAATATTAAACCGTGATAAGCAAGTGCTAAGCACAGTGATACACAGGTGCTGTTCTATTAAAGCAAGTATTGTAGCGGAAGATGAGAAAGAAAGTGGCTTACGTGCAATACTCAATCTTGGGCATACGTTTGGCCATGCCATTGAGGCAGAAATGGGTTATGGAAATTGGTTACATGGTGAAGCGGTTGCAGTTGGCATAGTTCAAGCTTGTCATATTGCATTACTTAAAGGCCGAATTACCCAATCTGAACTGAACAGAGTAGTAGAGTTATTAGCCTTTTTTAATTTGCCAACAAAAGGGCCACAAGAGATGAACTTTGTAACTTACATGAAGCATATGGCTAAAGATAAAAAAGTCATGGCGAAACAAATTCGCTTTATTATTCCTAGCACATTTGGCAGTGTAGAAATAACAACAGATGTGACAGAAGACGAATTGCAAACTGTACTCGGTTAA
- a CDS encoding AAA family ATPase has product MMPTIEFSNYPHILPSRKNIIERLLFLTDYNEQLVVVIGDSGVGKTTVLEYFLELGYPDANKVYVKANAATSPNVIKQRICEQLIGNQLIDENDSLSSTLADYPALHNGKVIIVIDDAEYLTEDFYQQLTQLVAMNQTHDTEVAVVLSADVNNDNVSKERVDGLKQHGVFLELSNLNSAEARELITIYTADSAWLKQKENIEQLKLTDGNPQQIIKLVNQPAAEQPLGVKSNMMPWIASGIFVCGIAAWLWLSDFSLVNSIKSEEATYEDAVALSQQSSSKTSEHIDKQHQSSIKQSSNEERVLSQLAIPVETIAPSSDATTNKTDELALDLSWQQLEQDNIKDIATSKAVASASLTTNAIQEQGIDQVPIYASDADNASVENAVKSTVKSVDESVDENLANINRPSESQVSTHENNNRTEINQIESQAEIITNEAMQAIESGTYQYHNREVHKLNPSSYTLQLTGVSSEQTLAQFLRYHQLENTAMVYTTQRNNKPWYVVIYQVYNSAEQARIAINKLPQQLQAIQPWPKSIAAIHQELAANQTEQNE; this is encoded by the coding sequence ATGATGCCAACCATTGAGTTTTCCAACTACCCTCACATTTTACCTAGCCGTAAAAATATTATAGAGCGCTTGCTGTTTCTCACAGATTACAACGAGCAATTAGTTGTTGTGATTGGTGACTCTGGTGTCGGTAAAACCACGGTTCTTGAATACTTTCTTGAATTAGGTTACCCAGACGCTAATAAAGTATACGTTAAGGCGAATGCAGCGACTTCACCAAATGTCATTAAACAGCGAATATGTGAACAGTTGATAGGTAACCAGTTAATTGATGAAAACGACTCGTTATCAAGCACCCTCGCTGATTACCCTGCACTGCATAACGGTAAAGTCATTATTGTTATTGATGATGCAGAATATTTAACGGAAGACTTCTACCAGCAACTAACCCAGTTAGTGGCGATGAACCAGACACATGATACCGAAGTTGCGGTTGTGCTATCCGCTGACGTAAATAATGACAATGTATCAAAAGAGCGAGTGGATGGCTTAAAGCAGCATGGAGTGTTTTTAGAATTAAGCAATTTAAATAGCGCTGAAGCGCGAGAGCTCATTACCATTTATACTGCTGATTCAGCGTGGCTGAAGCAAAAAGAAAACATTGAACAGTTGAAGCTGACGGATGGAAATCCGCAACAGATTATCAAGCTGGTTAATCAGCCAGCAGCAGAGCAGCCTCTAGGTGTGAAGTCTAACATGATGCCTTGGATAGCAAGTGGTATTTTTGTTTGTGGGATTGCTGCTTGGTTATGGTTAAGTGACTTTTCATTGGTTAATAGTATAAAGAGTGAGGAGGCAACGTATGAAGATGCGGTTGCTCTTTCGCAACAATCATCTTCAAAAACTAGTGAGCATATTGATAAGCAACATCAATCTTCGATCAAGCAAAGCAGTAATGAAGAGCGCGTACTGTCGCAATTAGCAATACCAGTTGAGACTATTGCCCCGAGTAGTGATGCTACAACAAATAAAACTGACGAATTGGCCTTAGACTTAAGCTGGCAGCAGCTAGAGCAAGATAATATTAAAGATATAGCTACTTCAAAGGCTGTTGCTTCAGCTTCTTTAACCACTAATGCAATACAAGAACAAGGTATTGATCAAGTACCGATATATGCTAGTGATGCTGATAACGCCTCAGTTGAAAATGCGGTTAAGAGTACGGTTAAAAGTGTGGATGAAAGTGTGGATGAAAATCTTGCCAATATTAATCGTCCATCTGAAAGTCAAGTAAGTACACATGAGAATAATAACCGTACTGAAATTAACCAGATTGAGTCTCAAGCAGAGATAATCACAAACGAAGCAATGCAGGCTATCGAGAGTGGTACTTATCAGTACCATAATAGGGAAGTACATAAGTTAAACCCATCCTCTTATACGTTACAATTAACAGGGGTAAGTAGCGAACAAACGTTAGCGCAATTTCTTCGGTATCATCAGTTAGAGAACACCGCGATGGTGTATACTACACAGCGTAATAATAAGCCTTGGTATGTAGTTATTTATCAAGTTTACAACAGCGCTGAGCAAGCCCGAATAGCAATAAACAAACTGCCTCAGCAGCTTCAAGCTATTCAACCATGGCCAAAATCAATAGCTGCAATCCATCAAGAGTTAGCCGCAAACCAAACAGAACAAAATGAATGA
- a CDS encoding Dam family site-specific DNA-(adenine-N6)-methyltransferase, with the protein MIKKHRAFLKWAGGKYSLAEKINANLPKANKLVEPFVGAGSVFLNSDYERYLLNDINADLINLYNEVKFNAAEYINDARKLFVAKTNDRETYYALRQQFNDSVDVYERSLLFLYLNRHGYNGLCRYNRSGGFNVPFGDYKKPYFPEAELEYFAEKAQKATFICESYEAVFRRLRKGNVVYCDPPYVPLSKTASFTSYAKQGFNLDDQANLALLAEHACQRGITVLISNHDTTLTRKIYDKAELSTLKVGRSISQNGSTRTKVDELFALYR; encoded by the coding sequence ATGATTAAAAAACATAGGGCCTTTTTAAAATGGGCAGGCGGCAAGTACTCATTAGCTGAAAAAATTAACGCGAATTTACCTAAAGCCAATAAGCTTGTAGAGCCATTTGTGGGAGCAGGCTCAGTCTTTCTCAATTCTGATTATGAGCGCTATCTATTAAATGACATCAATGCAGATTTAATTAACTTATACAATGAGGTTAAATTTAATGCTGCAGAGTACATTAATGATGCTCGTAAATTGTTTGTGGCTAAAACTAATGACAGAGAGACTTATTATGCGCTCCGTCAGCAATTTAACGACTCCGTTGATGTGTATGAACGTTCACTGTTGTTTCTGTACTTAAATAGACATGGTTATAACGGATTGTGCCGATACAATCGCTCAGGTGGTTTTAATGTGCCATTCGGGGATTATAAGAAACCTTATTTTCCTGAGGCTGAATTAGAATATTTTGCTGAAAAAGCACAAAAAGCTACCTTTATATGTGAGAGTTATGAAGCAGTTTTTAGGCGTTTAAGAAAGGGCAATGTTGTTTATTGCGATCCACCTTACGTGCCATTAAGTAAAACAGCTAGTTTTACATCGTATGCGAAGCAAGGGTTTAACTTAGATGATCAAGCTAATCTAGCGTTATTGGCAGAGCATGCTTGTCAGCGCGGCATCACAGTGCTCATTAGTAATCACGATACAACGTTAACACGTAAGATTTATGATAAGGCTGAGCTAAGTACATTAAAAGTCGGGCGCTCCATCAGTCAAAATGGAAGTACACGTACTAAAGTAGATGAGTTGTTTGCGCTATATCGTTAA
- a CDS encoding DUF2970 domain-containing protein, which translates to MNASKEKSPTFFQIVLSVMAAFFGVQSKQNYQQDFNQGNPLPYIVVGIVMVILFVLTLVAIVSVVIN; encoded by the coding sequence ATGAATGCCAGCAAAGAAAAGTCTCCAACCTTTTTTCAAATAGTATTAAGTGTTATGGCGGCTTTCTTTGGTGTGCAGAGTAAACAAAACTATCAACAAGACTTTAATCAAGGTAACCCACTGCCTTACATTGTGGTCGGCATTGTGATGGTTATCCTTTTCGTACTCACGCTCGTTGCTATTGTTAGTGTAGTGATTAATTAA
- a CDS encoding TorF family putative porin, with product MKLTILGVLASSLLMSSFSANAELSGNFGITSNYLWRGVSQSDDNPSVSGGLDYKHEKGFYAGAWLGSVKFGDDSGTEIDTYLGFSKEMGEASYDVGYIYYAYPAEAHDDINFGELYFKGAYKGLSYGVAYTINSDAKDDETFAEGDMYYYVGYEFELSQGFNLALTYGYYNFDENEAIAGDNDYRYIQADLSKDDFVFTVSKADEESGDDDTKFAVSWSKTF from the coding sequence ATGAAACTTACAATCCTAGGTGTACTTGCTAGCTCACTACTGATGAGCTCATTTTCGGCAAATGCTGAACTCAGCGGAAATTTTGGTATCACAAGTAATTATTTATGGCGGGGTGTTTCTCAAAGTGATGATAACCCATCAGTATCAGGTGGATTAGATTACAAGCATGAAAAAGGGTTTTATGCTGGTGCTTGGTTAGGCAGCGTTAAGTTTGGCGATGACTCAGGTACTGAGATTGATACTTACCTTGGATTCAGCAAAGAAATGGGTGAAGCAAGCTATGATGTTGGCTATATCTATTATGCCTATCCGGCTGAAGCACATGACGATATAAACTTTGGCGAATTATACTTCAAGGGCGCTTACAAAGGATTAAGTTATGGTGTGGCATATACAATTAATAGTGATGCGAAAGATGATGAAACATTTGCTGAAGGTGATATGTATTATTACGTTGGCTACGAATTTGAATTAAGCCAAGGCTTTAATTTAGCGCTGACTTACGGTTATTACAATTTTGATGAGAATGAAGCAATCGCTGGCGATAATGACTATCGATATATTCAAGCCGATCTCAGTAAAGATGATTTTGTTTTTACTGTATCAAAAGCTGATGAAGAGTCCGGGGATGACGATACGAAGTTTGCTGTATCATGGTCAAAAACTTTTTAA
- the rpe gene encoding ribulose-phosphate 3-epimerase, which yields MNKDFLIAPSILSADFARLGDDVAKVLEAGADVVHFDVMDNHYVPNLTMGPMVCQALRDYGITAPIDVHLMVEPVDQIVPQFAKAGASYITFHPEASKHVDRTLQLIKGEGCKSGLVLNPATSLSVVEHVLDKVDVILLMSVNPGFGGQSFIPQTLTKLKQARALIDQSGFDIRLEIDGGVKVDNIAEIAAAGADMFVAGSAIFNQPNYKTVIEHMRDELSKVPR from the coding sequence ATGAATAAAGACTTTTTGATTGCGCCCTCAATACTGTCAGCAGATTTTGCTCGCTTGGGTGATGACGTTGCCAAGGTGCTTGAAGCGGGCGCTGATGTTGTCCATTTTGATGTAATGGATAATCATTATGTTCCCAATTTAACCATGGGGCCGATGGTATGCCAAGCCCTGCGTGACTATGGAATTACGGCACCTATTGATGTGCATTTGATGGTAGAGCCTGTTGATCAAATTGTGCCGCAATTTGCTAAAGCGGGTGCAAGCTATATTACATTCCATCCAGAAGCATCCAAGCATGTGGATCGTACTTTACAGCTTATTAAAGGTGAAGGCTGTAAATCAGGCTTAGTATTAAATCCGGCAACATCGCTGTCAGTTGTGGAACATGTACTCGATAAAGTCGACGTTATTTTATTAATGTCGGTCAATCCTGGATTTGGTGGGCAATCGTTTATTCCGCAAACATTAACTAAATTAAAGCAAGCGAGGGCGTTAATCGACCAATCAGGATTTGATATTCGGTTGGAAATTGATGGCGGCGTAAAAGTTGATAATATTGCTGAAATTGCAGCAGCAGGCGCTGATATGTTTGTTGCAGGCTCTGCTATTTTCAATCAGCCGAATTATAAAACGGTTATAGAGCATATGCGTGATGAATTAAGTAAGGTGCCTCGTTAA
- the trpS gene encoding tryptophan--tRNA ligase, with product MTKPVVLSGVQPSGILTIGNYMGALRQWVKLQETHDCLFSIVDLHAITVRQDPQALRSACLDAVALYAACGIDPEKSTIFIQSHVPEHTQLSWVLNCYTQMGELSRMTQFKDKSQKNENNINAGLFSYPVLMAADILLYQADDVPVGSDQKQHLELARDIATRFNNLYGDVFKVPEPYIPEFGARIMSLQEPTKKMSKSDDNLNAFVGLLEEPKKIAKKIKRAVTDSDEQARIYFNTEEKPGVSNLLTLLSCATGKSIESLVPEYEDKMYGHLKGDVADAVVAMLEPIQARFKEIREDQTMLDNIMRSGAERASARAAHTLKSVYDVVGFVPRP from the coding sequence ATGACTAAACCAGTTGTTTTAAGCGGCGTGCAGCCTTCAGGGATTTTGACGATAGGAAACTACATGGGTGCACTTCGTCAGTGGGTTAAGCTACAAGAAACACATGATTGCTTATTCTCAATTGTAGATTTACATGCCATTACAGTAAGGCAAGATCCACAAGCGCTACGCTCAGCATGTTTAGATGCCGTTGCGCTTTATGCCGCGTGTGGTATCGACCCAGAAAAAAGTACAATTTTCATTCAGTCTCATGTTCCAGAGCACACGCAACTTTCATGGGTATTAAACTGCTACACCCAGATGGGCGAATTAAGTCGCATGACGCAGTTTAAAGATAAATCACAAAAAAATGAAAATAACATCAACGCCGGTTTATTCTCGTATCCAGTATTAATGGCAGCAGATATCTTGTTATATCAAGCAGACGATGTGCCTGTTGGTAGTGATCAGAAGCAGCATTTAGAGTTGGCTCGTGATATTGCAACGCGCTTTAATAATTTATATGGCGATGTGTTTAAAGTGCCTGAACCTTATATCCCAGAGTTTGGCGCACGCATTATGAGCTTACAAGAGCCAACCAAGAAAATGTCTAAGTCTGACGACAACTTAAATGCTTTTGTTGGTTTGCTAGAAGAACCAAAGAAAATTGCGAAAAAGATTAAGCGTGCGGTAACGGATTCAGACGAGCAAGCTCGTATTTACTTTAACACTGAAGAAAAGCCGGGTGTTTCTAACTTATTAACGCTGCTTTCATGTGCGACAGGAAAGTCAATTGAAAGCTTAGTGCCTGAGTACGAAGATAAAATGTATGGGCATTTAAAAGGCGATGTAGCCGATGCAGTCGTGGCTATGTTAGAGCCAATTCAAGCACGTTTTAAAGAAATCCGTGAAGACCAAACAATGTTAGACAATATTATGCGTAGTGGTGCCGAACGTGCTTCTGCGCGGGCAGCCCACACTTTAAAATCTGTATACGACGTAGTGGGCTTTGTGCCACGACCATAA
- a CDS encoding ion transporter, translating to MTARRCQAYFQVLKSNKIFELFVISVIIASALLIGVKTYPISDTMHTVTVALDYFITIFFVLELSIRFIGDTNKKRFFHNGWNVFDTLIVVISLIPIDNSEMALIARLVRVFRVLRMISIIPELRILLASLLKALPQLGYVMLLMFIIFYIYAAIGATLFSSINEDLWGDITISLLTLFRVMTFEDWTDVMYETMEVYPLSWSFYLTFIFFTAFAFLNMVIGIVVNVMEQEHEKARKEAAEENDEPTLADLQQQIAALTVLVQQQQSVSLQPDQKSIKTDNQLVNS from the coding sequence ATCACAGCTCGCCGTTGTCAGGCTTACTTTCAAGTATTAAAAAGTAATAAGATTTTCGAACTTTTTGTTATCAGTGTCATTATTGCGTCAGCGCTTTTGATAGGTGTAAAAACATATCCTATATCTGACACCATGCATACTGTGACAGTAGCACTCGACTATTTTATTACGATCTTTTTTGTGCTCGAACTTTCAATTCGCTTTATCGGCGATACGAATAAAAAGCGGTTTTTTCACAACGGCTGGAATGTTTTCGACACTTTGATAGTGGTGATCAGCCTTATCCCAATTGATAACTCTGAAATGGCGCTGATAGCTCGTTTAGTAAGAGTCTTCAGAGTATTAAGAATGATTTCGATCATTCCCGAGCTGCGTATTTTACTTGCTTCGTTACTGAAAGCATTGCCACAGCTTGGCTATGTGATGTTGCTGATGTTTATCATTTTCTATATATATGCAGCCATTGGTGCCACGTTATTTAGTTCAATTAACGAAGATCTGTGGGGCGACATCACCATTTCATTATTAACGTTGTTTAGGGTGATGACATTTGAAGATTGGACCGATGTGATGTACGAAACGATGGAAGTATATCCACTTAGTTGGAGTTTCTACCTTACTTTTATCTTCTTTACTGCATTTGCGTTTTTAAACATGGTGATTGGTATTGTTGTTAATGTGATGGAGCAAGAACACGAGAAAGCCAGAAAAGAAGCAGCAGAAGAAAATGACGAACCAACGCTGGCAGATTTACAACAGCAAATAGCAGCGTTAACCGTGTTGGTGCAACAACAGCAAAGCGTATCGCTTCAACCTGATCAGAAGAGTATTAAAACGGACAACCAACTGGTCAATTCATGA
- a CDS encoding anthranilate synthase component II codes for MILMIDNYDSFTFNLVHYVRELGERVVVKRNDEVSIQQIEQLNPNYIMISPGPCSPNESGISLDVIKQFSGRIPLLGVCLGHQAIGQVFGANVIKAKQVMHGKTSVIKHNSSGVFQGLNNPLTVTRYHSLVIENESLPDQFDVTAWTETPEGSVDEIMAIKHQSLPIEGVQFHPEAILTEQGHQLLQNFIQRYA; via the coding sequence ATGATTTTAATGATTGATAACTATGACTCGTTTACCTTTAATCTTGTGCATTATGTACGAGAGTTGGGCGAACGAGTGGTTGTTAAGCGTAATGATGAAGTTTCAATACAGCAGATTGAACAGCTTAACCCTAACTACATTATGATTTCACCAGGGCCATGCTCGCCAAATGAATCGGGCATTTCGTTAGATGTTATCAAGCAATTTTCTGGCCGTATTCCTTTACTTGGTGTTTGCTTGGGTCATCAAGCAATTGGCCAAGTATTCGGTGCTAACGTCATTAAAGCAAAACAAGTGATGCATGGCAAAACCTCCGTTATCAAACATAATAGTTCTGGCGTTTTTCAAGGGTTGAATAATCCGTTAACGGTTACGCGCTATCACTCACTAGTTATCGAAAATGAAAGCTTACCCGATCAGTTTGATGTGACCGCATGGACAGAAACGCCCGAAGGCAGCGTTGATGAAATCATGGCGATTAAACATCAGTCATTACCAATTGAAGGCGTACAATTTCACCCAGAAGCGATCCTTACCGAGCAAGGGCATCAGCTACTGCAA